Sequence from the Rutidosis leptorrhynchoides isolate AG116_Rl617_1_P2 chromosome 3, CSIRO_AGI_Rlap_v1, whole genome shotgun sequence genome:
AATATCGAGTGAAACATGACGTCCGCTTATTCCTTGAATCTTAAACAAGTTTTCGGTCTTCTTATCGTTCGTGGTTTGCCCAAACGCTATCTCTTCATCCTCAGAGCTATAAGCATACACTCGTACAAAATACGTAGCTGTTGGCGTATCTTTTTGAATCTCCCATTTAAACCCTTCAACATTCCTCTCATAAGTTTTGTCATAAATAGTGAATTGACATGTTTTGTCTTTCTTTAAGTTGTCAATCGTTCTTCTCCATTTTCGGTCGACTTGGCTTATTGGTGCGTAACAAAGCTTCACCTTTGTTATTTTGTATGATTCGTCAGTTTGGTTTGTGATAGTTTGGTTCAATCCAAAGGTAACGATTATATTGTCTTCCCCTGCTCTTAAAACTGCAAGTAACATATTTATTCAGTCACTAAAAACCCTTTTTgttcaatgaagcacaccacccgggttcaattcctggctatgccaaattgttcaaaaacgggagtgtgactagagagtgtgcataatgcgcaattcacccagtatcaggtctcgcgctcgggaggctttattacccgaggttttaccttctatggggtagccaatgtgctcgttcatatgagAGTTTCctcgcttaaaaaaaaaaaaaaaaaaaaaaaaaaaaaaaaaccctttttGTGAAAATAACTCTAAGATAGTAGCTAAGAAAAACAATATATAGATACATTACACAATACGAAGAAGCAACTTATTGTCTTTGAATgatttaaatttatttaaatttatattataattaacaAAAAGAGTTTTTCTTTGTTTATTAAGACAAACTTACACACTCAACATGAATTGTTCGCGGATATGTAATGATATGTCCACTTTTGGATTTAAACACACGAACTCTAAGTTGGAGGGGTTATATCAATACCGCTAGGTTATTGAACCTTTTGGTAAGATGAATTTTTTCTGTTGGTTTGATTCTAATATTCATTTAGCACTCATACGTACCACATAAGCAACTAATCTAGTCAAAATACATAAGATCACGCAAAGACACATGAGATTAGAACGGGTAAACACATATGGTTATGACGAGTAGTTTATTAAGATCTACGCGGTCTAAAATGATATTTCATGACTATTTTTGACTTTTTTTCTGACCACCTCAAAATATGTTACTAG
This genomic interval carries:
- the LOC139897640 gene encoding high-affinity nitrate transporter 3.1-like — its product is MKSLLLKTFVILFLSKISNGDMLFSSLPESLFVVTSASEGQVLRAGEDNIIVTFGLNQTITNQTDESYKITKVKLCYAPISQVDRKWRRTIDNLKKDKTCQFTIYDKTYERNVEGFKWEIQKDTPTATYFVRVYAYSSEDEEIAFGQTTNDKKTENLFKIQGISGRHVSLDIASICFSGFALLSLVGFFVLEKRQSKVKG